GCTGGCTGCAAGCGGGCAACGGGACTGGTTGCCCGCAGCCGTCGAGCCGCTGCTCAACCATCGGCATTGGGAGGTGCGCAGCGCGTTTGTCCGCACCCTGGCGTCTCTGGAAGGTCCCGCCTGCGCTCCCCTGCTCGAGGAGCGGCTACTGCTCGAGGGGGAAGAGTTGGTGCGTCAGCTCATTCAGGAGATCCTGAGCGAGCTGCGGGATTCGCGTGGATAGCCGACCGATGCTCTTCTTCGCTCCCGAGATTCCGATGAGTAACGAGGAGTTCCGTCTGCTGCGGGATTTTGTCTACCAACACTGCGGACTCCATTTCAACGAGGAGTCGAAGTACCTGCTGGAAAAGCGCCTCGGCAAGCGCCTCCAGCACCACCGACTGAAGAATTTCAAGGACTATTACTACCTTCTGCGCTATGGTCAGCAGAAGGAGCAGGAACTCACCGAAGTCATCGACGTCCTTACCACCAACGAAACCTATTTCTTTCGGGAGGAGTTCCAGCTCAAGACCTTTACCCAGGAGATTCTTCCGGAGATCCGGGCGCGCAAGGAGAAAGCCGGCGACCGGCGACTGCGGATCTGGAGTGCCGGCTGCTCGACTGGCGAGGAGCCTTATACCATCGCCATGCTGCTACTCGATATGCCTGCCTTCCGGGACTGGCAGATCGATATCATCGGCACCGACATCAGCCAGAAGGTTTTGCAGGCGGCGCGCAAGGGAGTTTACGGCAGTGCCTCTTTCCGGGCCACCGACTCCTCCTATCTGCA
Above is a genomic segment from Desulfuromonadales bacterium containing:
- a CDS encoding protein-glutamate O-methyltransferase CheR, coding for MDSRPMLFFAPEIPMSNEEFRLLRDFVYQHCGLHFNEESKYLLEKRLGKRLQHHRLKNFKDYYYLLRYGQQKEQELTEVIDVLTTNETYFFREEFQLKTFTQEILPEIRARKEKAGDRRLRIWSAGCSTGEEPYTIAMLLLDMPAFRDWQIDIIGTDISQKVLQAARKGVYGSASFRATDSSYLQRYFVEAEDKYRVADQVKSLVTISHLNLFDTPRVALLGKMDVVFCRNVIIYFDLPAKKRVVESFYQRLRPEGFLLLGHSESLMNISNAFVLRHYVHDMVYQRPELAAPEGL